The following proteins come from a genomic window of Diorhabda sublineata isolate icDioSubl1.1 chromosome 7, icDioSubl1.1, whole genome shotgun sequence:
- the LOC130446947 gene encoding arylsulfatase J isoform X2 translates to MIKSVFCFAVHIIFYASSSCRSLQPNIIFILADDLGWNDVGFHGSNQIPTPNIDALAYSGIILQNYYVNPICTPSRSALMTGKHPIHTGMQHTVLYGAEARGLPLNEKLLPQYLNDLGYDSYIVGKWHLGSYKREYTPLYRGFKSHIGFWTGHHDYNEHTAVEKPGWGLDMRRNLSVAYDLHGNYSTDIFTQESVRIIHEHDSNKPFFLYIAHAAVHSGNPYNPLPAPDNLIKTFTDIDDYNRRRFAAILTKLDDSVGAVVKALYDSGKLENSIIIFSSDNGGPAAGFNLNAASNFPLRGVKNTLWEGGVRAAGLLWSPLLEKPHRIAKQSMHIVDWLPTIIDAAGGNSRHICNIDGITQWNALSKDTPSIRKEILHNIDDIYGNSAITVGPWKLLQGTTYNGTWDWWYGPSGRIYKYNVSSIINSSAGRVLKYINKAADEEEILKLRQQATLNCSNITNSNGNCNLMEEICLFNIEDDPCEQNNVVKNNPTIVQWLKEILDRYNKTAVPPGNLPLDPRGDPKNWNYVWTNFGDM, encoded by the exons ATGATAAAgtcagttttttgttttgcggtacatataattttttatgcttcATCATCATGTAGATCACTCCAACcgaatataattttcatattagcCGATGATTTG GGATGGAATGACGTTGGATTTCATGGATCAAATCAGATACCGACGCCGAATATTGACGCCTTAGCATATTCTggaataattttacaaaattattacgTAAATCCAATTTGTACTCCTTCTAGGAGTGCTTTGATGACAGGCAAACACCCTATACATACTGGTATGCAGCATACTGTACTCTACGGAGCTGAAGCTAGAGGTTTACCCCTAAACGAAAAACTTTTACCCCAATATTTGAACGATTTAGGTTACGACAGTTATATAGTAGGAAAATGGCATTTAGGTTCATATAAACGTGAATACACACCTTTATATAGAGGATTCAAATCACACATCG GGTTTTGGACCGGCCATCACGATTATAACGAACATACAGCCGTTGAAAAACCCGGGTGGGGTTTGGATATGCGACGAAACTTGTCTGTAGCTTACGATTTGCACGGAAATTATTCTACGGATATATTTACTCAAGAATCCGTTAGGATTATTCACGAACACGATTCCAATAaacctttttttctttatatcgcCCACGCGGCAGTTCATTCCGGAAATCCTTACAACCCTCTACCGGCACCGGACAATCTAATCAAAACATTCACGGATATCGATGATTATAACAGAAGAAGATTCGCAG CTATACTTACGAAACTCGACGATTCCGTTGGTGCTGTAGTTAAAGCTTTATACGATAgcggaaaattggaaaatagtataataatattttccagCGATAACGGCGGACCGGCTGCCGGTTTTAATTTGAACGCTGCTTCTAATTTCCCGCTCAGAGGTGTCAAAAATACGTTATGGGAAGGGGGAGTGAGAGCGGCGGGGTTGTTATGGTCGCCGTTACTTGAAAAACCCCATAGAATTGCTAAACAAAGTATGCACATCGTCGATTGGCTACCGACGATTATAGATGCTGCTGGTGGAAATTCGAG ACATATTTGTAACATCGATGGTATAACCCAATGGAATGCGCTATCAAAAGATACACCGTCGATAAGAAAAGAGATTTTGCATaatatcgacgatatttatGGTAATTCTGCTATAACTGTAGGACCTTGGAAATTATTACAGG GTACAACTTATAATGGTACGTGGGACTGGTGGTATGGACCTAGTGGAAGGATATACAAATATAATGTCTCATCTATTATTAATTCATCAGCAGGAcgagttttgaaatatataaataaagcagctgatgaagaagaaattctCAAATTAAGACAACAAGCTACTTTAAATTGTTCTAATATAACAAATTCTAATGGTAATTGTAATCTAATGGAAGAAAtctgtttatttaatattgaagatGATCCATGCGAACAGAATAACGTCGTTAAAAA TAATCCCACTATAGTTCAATGGTTAAAAGAAATCCTTGATCGGTATAATAAGACTGCAGTACCTCCGGGAAACCTTCCTTTGGATCCAAGAGGGGATCCGAAAAATTGGAATTACGTTTGGACGAATTTTGGTGATAtgtaa
- the LOC130446947 gene encoding arylsulfatase J isoform X1, with translation MIKSVFCFAVHIIFYASSSCRSLQPNIIFILADDLGWNDVGFHGSNQIPTPNIDALAYSGIILQNYYVNPICTPSRSALMTGKHPIHTGMQHTVLYGAEARGLPLNEKLLPQYLNDLGYDSYIVGKWHLGSYKREYTPLYRGFKSHIGFWTGHHDYNEHTAVEKPGWGLDMRRNLSVAYDLHGNYSTDIFTQESVRIIHEHDSNKPFFLYIAHAAVHSGNPYNPLPAPDNLIKTFTDIDDYNRRRFAAILTKLDDSVGAVVKALYDSGKLENSIIIFSSDNGGPAAGFNLNAASNFPLRGVKNTLWEGGVRAAGLLWSPLLEKPHRIAKQSMHIVDWLPTIIDAAGGNSSRRHICNIDGITQWNALSKDTPSIRKEILHNIDDIYGNSAITVGPWKLLQGTTYNGTWDWWYGPSGRIYKYNVSSIINSSAGRVLKYINKAADEEEILKLRQQATLNCSNITNSNGNCNLMEEICLFNIEDDPCEQNNVVKNNPTIVQWLKEILDRYNKTAVPPGNLPLDPRGDPKNWNYVWTNFGDM, from the exons ATGATAAAgtcagttttttgttttgcggtacatataattttttatgcttcATCATCATGTAGATCACTCCAACcgaatataattttcatattagcCGATGATTTG GGATGGAATGACGTTGGATTTCATGGATCAAATCAGATACCGACGCCGAATATTGACGCCTTAGCATATTCTggaataattttacaaaattattacgTAAATCCAATTTGTACTCCTTCTAGGAGTGCTTTGATGACAGGCAAACACCCTATACATACTGGTATGCAGCATACTGTACTCTACGGAGCTGAAGCTAGAGGTTTACCCCTAAACGAAAAACTTTTACCCCAATATTTGAACGATTTAGGTTACGACAGTTATATAGTAGGAAAATGGCATTTAGGTTCATATAAACGTGAATACACACCTTTATATAGAGGATTCAAATCACACATCG GGTTTTGGACCGGCCATCACGATTATAACGAACATACAGCCGTTGAAAAACCCGGGTGGGGTTTGGATATGCGACGAAACTTGTCTGTAGCTTACGATTTGCACGGAAATTATTCTACGGATATATTTACTCAAGAATCCGTTAGGATTATTCACGAACACGATTCCAATAaacctttttttctttatatcgcCCACGCGGCAGTTCATTCCGGAAATCCTTACAACCCTCTACCGGCACCGGACAATCTAATCAAAACATTCACGGATATCGATGATTATAACAGAAGAAGATTCGCAG CTATACTTACGAAACTCGACGATTCCGTTGGTGCTGTAGTTAAAGCTTTATACGATAgcggaaaattggaaaatagtataataatattttccagCGATAACGGCGGACCGGCTGCCGGTTTTAATTTGAACGCTGCTTCTAATTTCCCGCTCAGAGGTGTCAAAAATACGTTATGGGAAGGGGGAGTGAGAGCGGCGGGGTTGTTATGGTCGCCGTTACTTGAAAAACCCCATAGAATTGCTAAACAAAGTATGCACATCGTCGATTGGCTACCGACGATTATAGATGCTGCTGGTGGAAATTCGAG TCGTAGACATATTTGTAACATCGATGGTATAACCCAATGGAATGCGCTATCAAAAGATACACCGTCGATAAGAAAAGAGATTTTGCATaatatcgacgatatttatGGTAATTCTGCTATAACTGTAGGACCTTGGAAATTATTACAGG GTACAACTTATAATGGTACGTGGGACTGGTGGTATGGACCTAGTGGAAGGATATACAAATATAATGTCTCATCTATTATTAATTCATCAGCAGGAcgagttttgaaatatataaataaagcagctgatgaagaagaaattctCAAATTAAGACAACAAGCTACTTTAAATTGTTCTAATATAACAAATTCTAATGGTAATTGTAATCTAATGGAAGAAAtctgtttatttaatattgaagatGATCCATGCGAACAGAATAACGTCGTTAAAAA TAATCCCACTATAGTTCAATGGTTAAAAGAAATCCTTGATCGGTATAATAAGACTGCAGTACCTCCGGGAAACCTTCCTTTGGATCCAAGAGGGGATCCGAAAAATTGGAATTACGTTTGGACGAATTTTGGTGATAtgtaa
- the LOC130446948 gene encoding pyrroline-5-carboxylate reductase 3 isoform X2 — protein MIHANRITSLKRLSQGSSMIASCHPSDHLAVNSFKELGASTTFENTKVVEGSDIVIIATKPTVVSSALADIKIKEIRADKLFLSIAMGITIKQLEQILPQEARVIRAMPNIPALVRNAASVFVSGKNATKDDGRVTKRLLESIGTCEEVPESYIDPITALSGSGPAYVYLMIEALADGGVKMGLPRDLAYRLASQTVLGAGQMVRDTKTHPGVLKDDVSSPSGSTAYGLHYLEEKGLRGAVIGAVEAATKHCRKVSSKCENR, from the exons atGATCCATGCGAACAGAATAACGTCGTTAAAAA gaTTATCCCAAGGATCATCTATGATTGCGAGTTGTCATCCTTCGGATCATTTAGCTGTTAATTCTTTCAAG gaATTAGGGGCGAGTACGACGTTCGAAAATACCAAAGTAGTCGAAGGTTCCGATATTGTAATAATAGCCACCAAACCGACAGTAGTTTCGTCCGCTTTAGcggatattaaaataaaagaaatcagagcggataaattatttttatctatagcAATGGGTATAACGATCAAACAATTGGAACAG ATCCTTCCTCAGGAAGCTCGGGTAATTAGAGCGATGCCTAATATTCCGGCTCTGGTTCGAAACGCGGCTTCGGTGTTCGTGAGCGGTAAAAACGCAACGAAAGATGACGGTAGGGTTACAAAAAGGTTATTAGAATCTATAGGGACTTGCGAAGAAGTTCCCGAAAGTTACATTGATCCGATTACGGCTCTAAGTGGTTCTGGACCAGCTTACGTTTATCTGATGATCGAAGCACTCGCCGATGGTGGGGTTAAGATGGGTTTACCTAGAGATTTGGCTTATCGATTGGCGTCGCAGACGGTTTTAGGTGCCGGACAAATGGTTAGGGATACCAAGACGCATCCAGGTGTTCTTAAAGATGACGTTTCGTCACCTTCCGGATCCACGGCGTACGGTTTgcattatttagaagaaaaag GTTTACGAGGGGCAGTTATCGGTGCTGTCGAAGCGGCAACTAAACATTGTCGAAAAGTATCGTCGAAATGtgaaaatagataa
- the LOC130446948 gene encoding pyrroline-5-carboxylate reductase 3 isoform X1: MSDKLLKIGFIGGGKMAQAMAKGFIKTGLSQGSSMIASCHPSDHLAVNSFKELGASTTFENTKVVEGSDIVIIATKPTVVSSALADIKIKEIRADKLFLSIAMGITIKQLEQILPQEARVIRAMPNIPALVRNAASVFVSGKNATKDDGRVTKRLLESIGTCEEVPESYIDPITALSGSGPAYVYLMIEALADGGVKMGLPRDLAYRLASQTVLGAGQMVRDTKTHPGVLKDDVSSPSGSTAYGLHYLEEKGLRGAVIGAVEAATKHCRKVSSKCENR; this comes from the exons ATGAGTGATAAGCTTCTAAAAATAGGATTCATCGGCGGTGGAAAAATGGCACAAGCAATGGCGAAAGGATTCATCAAAACGG gaTTATCCCAAGGATCATCTATGATTGCGAGTTGTCATCCTTCGGATCATTTAGCTGTTAATTCTTTCAAG gaATTAGGGGCGAGTACGACGTTCGAAAATACCAAAGTAGTCGAAGGTTCCGATATTGTAATAATAGCCACCAAACCGACAGTAGTTTCGTCCGCTTTAGcggatattaaaataaaagaaatcagagcggataaattatttttatctatagcAATGGGTATAACGATCAAACAATTGGAACAG ATCCTTCCTCAGGAAGCTCGGGTAATTAGAGCGATGCCTAATATTCCGGCTCTGGTTCGAAACGCGGCTTCGGTGTTCGTGAGCGGTAAAAACGCAACGAAAGATGACGGTAGGGTTACAAAAAGGTTATTAGAATCTATAGGGACTTGCGAAGAAGTTCCCGAAAGTTACATTGATCCGATTACGGCTCTAAGTGGTTCTGGACCAGCTTACGTTTATCTGATGATCGAAGCACTCGCCGATGGTGGGGTTAAGATGGGTTTACCTAGAGATTTGGCTTATCGATTGGCGTCGCAGACGGTTTTAGGTGCCGGACAAATGGTTAGGGATACCAAGACGCATCCAGGTGTTCTTAAAGATGACGTTTCGTCACCTTCCGGATCCACGGCGTACGGTTTgcattatttagaagaaaaag GTTTACGAGGGGCAGTTATCGGTGCTGTCGAAGCGGCAACTAAACATTGTCGAAAAGTATCGTCGAAATGtgaaaatagataa
- the LOC130446325 gene encoding V-type proton ATPase subunit C, producing the protein MSEYWLISAPGDKTCQQTWDTMNNMTSKQNNLSTNYKFQIPDLKVGTLDQLVGLSDDLGKLDGFVEQVTRKVAHYLGEVLEDQKDKLQENLMANNADLPSYLTRFQWDIAKYPIKQSLRNIADIISKQVGQIDADLKTKSAAYNNLKGNLQNLEKKQTGSLLTRNLADLVKKEHFILDSEYLQTLLVIVPRAQTAEWNATYEKITDMIVPRSSQLITQDNEYGLYTVSLFKKVVEEFKLHAREKKFIVRDFTYNEEELAAGKNEITKLVTDKKKQFGPLVRWLKVNFSECFCAWIHVKALRVFVESVLRYGLPVNFQAILIHPNKKMTKRLRDVLNQLYGHLDSSAALSGPNVDSVDIPGLGFGQSEYYPYVYYKINVDMIESKI; encoded by the exons ATGAGTGAATATTGGTTGATATCTGCTCCTGGTGACAAAACCTGTCAGCAGACATGGGATACCATGAACAACATGACtagtaaacaaaataatttatccactaattataaatttcaaataccGGATTTAAAa GTTGGTACTCTTGATCAATTAGTAGGTCTTTCCGATGATTTGGGTAAACTCGATGGGTTTGTCGAACAAGTTACTAGAAAAGTGGCTCATTATCTCGGAGAGGTATTAGAGGATCAGAAGGATAAGCTGCAGGAAAACCTGATGGCTAATAACG cGGATTTACCGAGTTATTTGACCAGATTTCAATGGGATATCGCTAAATATCCCATAAAACAATCGCTGCGCAACATCGCCGATATTATAAGTAAACAAGTCGGTCAAATCGACGCCGATCTCAAAACCAAATCGGCCgcttataataatttgaagggAAATCTccaaaatttggagaaaaaacaAAC GGGAAGTTTATTGACGCGCAACTTGGCGGATTTGGTAAAAAAAGAGCATTTCATTCTAGATTCCGAATATTTGCAAACGCTACTGGTTATTGTTCCGAg GGCTCAAACGGCCGAATGGAACGCGACGTACGAAAAAATCACCGATATGATAGTACCGCGTTCGTCTCAATTAATAACCCAAGATAACGAATACGGTTTATATACGGTGtctctttttaaaaaagtcGTCGAAGAATTCAAATTGCACGCCAGAGAAAAGAAATTCATCGTAAGAGATTTTACTTATAACGAGGAGGAATTGGCAGCTGGGAAAAACGAAATAACCAAATTGGTTACCGATAAGAAAAAGCAGTTC gGTCCTTTGGTTAGATGGTTGAAAGTTAATTTTAGCGAATGTTTCTGTGCCTGGATTCACGTCAAAGCCTTAAGAGTATTCGTCGAATCCGTCTTAAG atatGGTTTACCAGTCAATTTCCAAGCTATATTGATACACCCCAATAAGAAGATGACGAAACGTTTAAGAGACGTTTTGAATCAACTTTACGGTCATTTAGATAGTAGCGCTGCTCTTTCGGGACCCAATGTCGAC AGCGTGGACATTCCCGGCCTCGGATTCGGCCAATCCGAATATTACCCTTACGTTTATTACAAAATCAACGTCGATATGATAGAATCGAAGAtctaa
- the LOC130446326 gene encoding leptin receptor gene-related protein has product MTFLILACALPQYKLWWPFFEIIFYILAPIPTLVARRYSDGSGSSNSCMEAAIFVTMGVLVSSFALPIVLARAAVIVAGACYLTIAGNVVVYITLIGFFLTFDQDDSDYNMW; this is encoded by the exons ATGACGTTTTTGATTCTTGCTTGCGCTTTACCACAATACAA ATTATGGTGGccgtttttcgaaataatattcTATATTCTAGCACCTATACCCACGTTAGTCGCGAGACGATATAGCGACGGTTCCGGTTCGAGCAATAGTTGTATGGAAGCTGCTATATTTGTAACTATGGGTGTTTTGGTTAGTTCATTCGCTCTACCTATTGTACTAGCGAGAGCCGCTGTAATTGTAGCTGGGGCTTGTTATCTCACTATAGCCGGAAATGTCGTTGTTTATATAACTTTGATTGGATTTTTTTTGACTTTCGATCAAGATGATTCTGATTATAATATGTGGTAA